In Desulfovibrio oxyclinae DSM 11498, a single genomic region encodes these proteins:
- a CDS encoding peptidase U32 family protein encodes MTKNKPEILAPAGDRDSYLAAVAAGADAVYVGLKHFSARMQAKNFSISELAALASLGRERGVKTYVAMNTLVKPGDVESAGRLIMRLAADVKPDALIFQDLAMPTLAKQTGFKGELHLSTLANLSNPAGLAAAAKIGIDRAVLPRELNLDEIKQMAAACPKSMDLEVFVHGALCHCVSGRCYWSSFLGGKSGLRGRCVQPCRRLYRRTEKQAKPDRLFSCMDLSLDVLTKPLLDVPKVGSWKIEGRKKGPHYVFYTTKAYTMLRDNPDAQGKKMAQELLEMALGRPTSHSVFLPQRPFVPVTPGQETASGRFVGQVKREGKRMYFQTREELLPGDMLRVGYEDQKGHRTIRVRKRIPRRGRFDIMPAKGVKGPAAPFDAKVFLVDRREKELETLIKELGANLPEPSDKEREAPVFKPKYPKQVKEKQGKARDISVFRTPPNGRVFGDPALWLDRSSLQSASSKSAAKIGWWMPPVIWPDEEKKWRSIIREAVRKGAKRFVLNAPWQVSLFTDHNVELTAGPFCNVSNRMALGTLKDMGFKAAYVSPELNREETFAMLKGTPLPLGMVIRGLWPFGISRILAEGIRVEEPLRSPMNEVAWIRKHGENYWIYPGWELDLTEERRALEKAGFRMFATMREFWPKAVPKPSRTSTFNWKIDLL; translated from the coding sequence ATGACGAAAAACAAACCAGAGATACTCGCTCCGGCGGGCGACCGCGATTCATACCTCGCCGCAGTGGCGGCCGGGGCGGACGCGGTCTACGTGGGCCTGAAACACTTCTCGGCCCGCATGCAGGCGAAAAACTTCTCTATCAGCGAGCTTGCCGCGCTGGCAAGTCTCGGCCGCGAGCGCGGGGTCAAGACCTACGTCGCAATGAACACGCTGGTCAAGCCCGGAGATGTGGAATCCGCAGGCCGCCTGATCATGCGCCTTGCCGCCGATGTGAAGCCCGATGCCCTGATCTTTCAGGACCTGGCCATGCCGACGCTGGCGAAACAGACCGGATTCAAGGGCGAGCTGCACCTTTCCACCCTCGCGAACCTGTCCAACCCCGCAGGACTCGCGGCTGCCGCCAAGATCGGCATTGACCGCGCCGTTCTGCCCAGAGAGCTGAATCTCGACGAAATCAAGCAAATGGCCGCAGCTTGCCCCAAGTCCATGGATCTTGAAGTGTTCGTGCACGGCGCGCTGTGCCACTGTGTTTCCGGCCGCTGCTACTGGTCGAGCTTCCTCGGCGGCAAAAGCGGCCTGCGCGGCCGCTGTGTGCAGCCCTGTCGCCGCCTGTACCGCCGCACGGAAAAGCAGGCCAAGCCAGACCGCCTCTTCTCCTGCATGGACCTGAGCCTGGATGTGCTGACCAAGCCCCTGCTTGACGTCCCCAAGGTGGGTTCGTGGAAGATCGAAGGCCGCAAGAAGGGGCCGCATTATGTTTTTTACACCACCAAAGCCTACACCATGCTGCGCGACAATCCGGACGCACAGGGCAAGAAGATGGCGCAGGAACTGCTCGAAATGGCGCTGGGCAGACCCACAAGCCACTCGGTTTTCCTGCCGCAACGCCCGTTCGTGCCGGTGACGCCGGGACAGGAGACCGCCTCGGGACGCTTTGTCGGGCAGGTCAAACGCGAAGGCAAACGCATGTATTTCCAGACCCGCGAGGAACTTCTGCCGGGCGACATGCTTCGCGTGGGGTACGAGGACCAGAAGGGGCACCGCACCATCAGGGTGCGCAAACGCATCCCCAGACGCGGCCGCTTCGACATCATGCCCGCCAAGGGCGTGAAAGGACCAGCCGCACCGTTTGATGCAAAGGTCTTTCTGGTGGATCGCCGGGAAAAAGAGCTGGAAACGCTCATTAAGGAACTTGGGGCGAACCTGCCCGAACCGTCCGACAAGGAACGGGAGGCTCCTGTTTTCAAGCCGAAGTATCCCAAACAGGTCAAGGAAAAGCAGGGCAAGGCCCGTGACATTTCCGTCTTCCGCACACCGCCCAATGGCCGCGTGTTCGGCGACCCGGCTCTCTGGCTGGACCGCAGTTCGCTGCAAAGCGCTTCTTCCAAGTCCGCCGCCAAGATCGGCTGGTGGATGCCGCCGGTCATCTGGCCCGACGAAGAAAAAAAGTGGCGTTCCATCATCCGCGAGGCCGTACGCAAGGGAGCCAAACGCTTCGTGCTCAACGCTCCGTGGCAGGTCTCGCTGTTCACGGACCACAACGTTGAGCTGACCGCAGGCCCGTTCTGTAACGTAAGCAACCGCATGGCGCTTGGGACCCTCAAGGACATGGGATTCAAGGCCGCCTACGTCAGCCCGGAACTCAACCGCGAGGAAACCTTCGCCATGCTGAAGGGCACTCCCCTGCCGCTCGGCATGGTCATCCGAGGGCTGTGGCCTTTCGGCATATCTCGTATTCTGGCGGAGGGAATCCGGGTGGAAGAACCGCTGCGCAGCCCCATGAACGAGGTGGCGTGGATTCGCAAACATGGTGAGAACTACTGGATTTATCCGGGCTGGGAGCTGGACCTCACCGAGGAACGGCGAGCGCTGGAAAAAGCGGGCTTCCGCATGTTCGCGACCATGCGCGAGTTCTGGCCCAAGGCCGTGCCCAAGCCAAGCCGGACCAGCACCTTCAACTGGAAGATCGACCTGCTCTAA
- a CDS encoding dihydroorotate dehydrogenase yields the protein MEARDLQVSFAGLSMSNPVMTASGTFGFGLEFAPYGDLSKLGGIVAKGLSLRPREGNPMPRIAETPCGMLNAIGIQNPGVEAFVKQALPALKRQDTAVVANLYACDPEEFGELGGILAAEEGVHALEVNVSCPNVKEGGAAFGQDPIQIARVTESVKKRSGDTPVIVKLSPNVSDIATCARAAVDGGANALSLINTLIGMSVDVRNRKPRLANVVGGLSGPAIKPVALRCVHQVCRAVDVPVIGIGGIASAKDALEFIMVGAHAVQVGTANFLRPDFAFDLPEQMVALLTELGVERLEDFRGSLEIPL from the coding sequence ATGGAAGCCAGGGATCTTCAGGTATCGTTTGCGGGACTGAGCATGTCCAATCCGGTCATGACCGCTTCCGGCACGTTCGGCTTCGGGCTGGAATTCGCTCCTTACGGCGATCTTTCCAAGCTTGGAGGCATCGTTGCCAAGGGGCTTTCGTTGAGACCGCGCGAGGGCAACCCCATGCCCCGCATCGCGGAAACACCCTGCGGGATGCTCAATGCCATCGGTATCCAGAATCCGGGCGTCGAGGCTTTCGTGAAGCAGGCGCTGCCCGCGCTCAAGCGTCAGGATACGGCGGTGGTCGCCAACCTCTATGCCTGCGACCCGGAAGAGTTCGGCGAGCTGGGCGGCATCCTCGCGGCGGAGGAGGGCGTGCACGCGCTTGAGGTCAACGTGTCGTGTCCCAATGTGAAGGAAGGCGGCGCGGCGTTCGGGCAGGACCCGATTCAGATCGCCCGGGTGACCGAGTCCGTGAAGAAACGTTCCGGCGATACCCCGGTCATCGTCAAGCTGTCCCCCAACGTGAGCGACATCGCCACCTGCGCACGCGCCGCAGTGGACGGCGGGGCCAACGCGCTTTCGCTCATCAACACTCTCATCGGCATGAGTGTGGACGTGCGCAACCGCAAGCCTCGGCTTGCCAACGTGGTGGGCGGCCTCTCCGGTCCCGCCATCAAGCCTGTGGCGCTTCGCTGCGTGCATCAGGTCTGCCGGGCCGTGGACGTTCCGGTCATCGGCATCGGCGGCATTGCCTCGGCCAAGGACGCGCTGGAGTTCATCATGGTTGGCGCGCACGCGGTTCAGGTGGGCACGGCCAACTTCCTGCGCCCGGATTTCGCCTTTGATCTGCCGGAGCAGATGGTTGCACTGCTGACCGAGCTGGGCGTGGAGCGGCTTGAAGACTTCCGCGGAAGCCTAGAAATCCCCCTCTAA
- a CDS encoding bile acid:sodium symporter family protein, with the protein MSLATIPAFIERNFLPLAVVLSAAALIDPDWFTWIKAYIPHGLGVIMFGMGLTLTFEDFRDIARKWKIVGAGVLVQYTVMPLLAFGIGMALDLPEEALIGLVVVGACPGGTASNVIALLARANVALSVTLTLAATCIAPLVTPFVTWALLDARVHIDVAGMMESVFWIVAFPLFDGLVLRQLLKKRLDPILHWFPSVSIVTISLLIACIIGLNRDMLLEFPALVALAVALHNAGGLLAGYGAGRFMGCSARDRRALAIEVGMQNSGLGVALAVKHFGAASALPGALFSLWHNVTGMILARRWSKNS; encoded by the coding sequence ATGAGCCTCGCCACCATTCCGGCCTTCATAGAACGCAATTTTCTTCCCCTCGCCGTTGTGCTTTCGGCGGCTGCACTGATTGACCCTGACTGGTTCACCTGGATAAAGGCCTACATCCCGCACGGCCTCGGCGTGATCATGTTCGGCATGGGGTTGACGCTGACCTTTGAGGATTTTCGGGACATCGCCCGCAAATGGAAAATCGTCGGTGCCGGGGTGCTGGTGCAGTATACGGTTATGCCGCTGCTGGCTTTTGGCATCGGAATGGCCCTCGATCTGCCCGAGGAGGCGCTTATCGGGCTCGTGGTGGTGGGAGCCTGTCCCGGTGGCACGGCGTCCAACGTCATCGCGCTGCTGGCCCGCGCAAACGTGGCCCTTTCGGTGACCCTGACGCTGGCAGCGACCTGCATTGCGCCTTTGGTGACACCGTTTGTGACATGGGCTCTGCTCGACGCCCGCGTTCACATCGACGTGGCCGGGATGATGGAATCCGTGTTCTGGATCGTAGCCTTTCCGCTCTTCGACGGCCTTGTCCTCAGGCAGTTGCTCAAGAAGCGTCTCGATCCGATCCTGCACTGGTTTCCGTCCGTTTCCATTGTCACCATTTCTTTGCTCATTGCCTGCATCATTGGGTTGAACCGCGACATGCTGCTGGAATTCCCCGCTCTGGTCGCGCTGGCTGTAGCGCTGCACAACGCCGGGGGCTTGTTGGCCGGATACGGCGCGGGCCGCTTCATGGGCTGCTCCGCCCGGGATCGACGCGCTTTGGCCATCGAAGTGGGAATGCAGAATTCCGGGCTCGGCGTAGCACTGGCCGTGAAGCATTTCGGTGCTGCATCGGCGCTGCCGGGCGCCCTGTTCAGCCTCTGGCATAACGTTACAGGCATGATCCTGGCCCGCCGTTGGTCGAAAAACTCCTGA
- a CDS encoding DUF4198 domain-containing protein, with the protein MKRLMIFLVAALMTIAFSVSAYAHFGMLIPDTDELTQDNRSVEMELSFSHPMEMVGMELVKPDEFFVVANGEERIDLKGELKPAEIMGHDAWKASFTPKAPGLYAFVMNPVPYKEDAENNYIQHITKVYVDAYGEGENWNKPVGLKTEIVPLTRPFGNYAGNVFQGIVLVDGEPAPFTRVEVEYYNRKGDKQAPNDRMITQEVLADQDGVFTFACPWKGWWGFAGLTTADEEYKGRELELGAVLWVNMQ; encoded by the coding sequence ATGAAGCGCCTTATGATCTTTCTTGTTGCGGCCCTGATGACCATCGCCTTCTCTGTTTCGGCTTATGCTCACTTCGGCATGCTCATTCCCGATACCGACGAATTGACGCAAGACAACCGTTCCGTGGAGATGGAACTTTCCTTCTCGCATCCCATGGAGATGGTGGGTATGGAGCTGGTCAAGCCCGATGAATTTTTCGTCGTGGCCAACGGTGAAGAGCGGATCGACCTCAAGGGCGAACTGAAGCCCGCCGAGATAATGGGCCACGACGCATGGAAGGCGTCCTTCACCCCCAAGGCTCCCGGCCTGTACGCATTCGTCATGAATCCCGTTCCTTATAAGGAAGACGCGGAAAACAATTATATCCAGCATATTACCAAGGTCTACGTGGACGCATACGGTGAAGGCGAGAACTGGAACAAGCCGGTTGGCCTCAAGACCGAAATCGTCCCGCTGACCCGTCCCTTCGGCAACTATGCAGGCAACGTGTTTCAGGGAATCGTTCTCGTGGATGGCGAGCCTGCTCCCTTCACACGCGTGGAAGTCGAGTACTACAACCGCAAGGGCGACAAGCAGGCTCCCAACGACCGCATGATCACGCAGGAAGTGCTCGCCGATCAGGACGGCGTCTTTACCTTTGCCTGCCCCTGGAAGGGCTGGTGGGGTTTTGCAGGACTGACCACTGCGGACGAGGAGTACAAAGGCCGTGAACTGGAACTCGGTGCGGTGCTCTGGGTGAACATGCAGTAA
- a CDS encoding TVP38/TMEM64 family protein, giving the protein MNDAAKKILLIVVLALAVAAFFYFDLDKKLTLENIKQSQAELKRLYEQRPFMLIAAFVAVYIPMVTLSLPGATVLALAAGAMFGALVGTIVVSFASTIGATFACTISRYLLRDWVQRHFGDRLVKINEGIHREGAFYLFSMRLIPIFPFFVINLVMGLTGMPLRTFYWVSQVGMLAGTFVFVNAGSQIAQIDSLGGILSPQLLLSFALLGIFPLAAKKGMAFYRKKTGRKPVQPQ; this is encoded by the coding sequence ATGAACGATGCGGCGAAAAAGATTCTGCTGATTGTGGTGTTGGCGCTGGCCGTCGCCGCATTCTTCTATTTCGACCTCGACAAGAAGCTGACGCTTGAGAACATCAAGCAGTCGCAGGCCGAATTGAAACGCCTCTACGAGCAGCGGCCCTTCATGCTTATAGCCGCGTTCGTCGCGGTATATATCCCCATGGTGACCCTCAGCCTGCCCGGTGCCACAGTGCTTGCCCTGGCGGCAGGGGCTATGTTCGGCGCCCTGGTGGGAACCATCGTGGTGTCGTTCGCCAGCACCATCGGTGCGACCTTTGCCTGCACAATTTCCCGGTACCTGTTGCGCGACTGGGTGCAAAGGCACTTTGGAGACCGGCTGGTAAAGATCAACGAGGGCATCCACCGTGAAGGGGCCTTTTATCTGTTTTCCATGCGCCTTATCCCGATATTCCCATTTTTCGTGATCAATCTGGTCATGGGATTGACCGGTATGCCGCTGCGTACCTTTTACTGGGTCTCGCAGGTGGGGATGCTGGCCGGAACCTTTGTCTTCGTGAACGCAGGCAGCCAGATCGCGCAGATCGACAGCCTTGGTGGGATTCTCTCGCCGCAGTTGCTGCTTTCTTTCGCGCTGCTCGGAATTTTTCCACTTGCGGCAAAAAAGGGCATGGCGTTTTATCGGAAAAAAACCGGACGCAAGCCGGTACAGCCCCAATAA
- a CDS encoding (Fe-S)-binding protein, translating into MSMNTGSAEEISESCTSCGACVASCAFLKKYGDPSELAKRANTAEGRSIAYECSLCGLCDAVCPESLRPSHMLLDYRRQAVKGREIDLRPYKPVLNYERIGRSALFRLFAVPNAAETVFFPGCTLPGTRPHQTFQAWKYLRKIYPDLGVVLECCSKPSHDLGLQEGFEFSFHALRERLHAAGVRRVIVACPNCHKVFRQYAQRLELLTVYEVMAEHGDTPPIPLSERASVLHDPCPLRNESAIHDAVRKLADGLPCQVDSPKRSRDRTLCCGEGGAVGFVAPGLAGKWTQRVHRQAGKRRIITYCAGCAGFLSKGGEAVHLLDLFFGGDSGRTVGFPFTYFARLRLKRRLRRMIGR; encoded by the coding sequence ATGTCGATGAATACCGGTAGTGCGGAGGAAATCTCCGAGTCCTGCACAAGCTGCGGTGCGTGCGTGGCGTCATGCGCATTTCTCAAAAAATATGGCGACCCGAGCGAGCTGGCGAAGAGGGCCAATACTGCCGAAGGCAGGAGCATTGCCTATGAATGCAGCCTTTGCGGATTGTGTGATGCCGTTTGCCCGGAATCGCTTCGACCGTCGCACATGCTCCTCGATTATCGCAGACAGGCGGTGAAGGGTAGGGAAATCGACCTACGGCCATATAAACCGGTTTTGAATTATGAGCGGATCGGCCGCTCCGCCTTATTCAGGCTCTTTGCAGTGCCGAATGCTGCCGAGACCGTGTTTTTTCCCGGCTGCACGCTGCCGGGGACCCGTCCCCACCAAACCTTTCAGGCGTGGAAGTATCTGAGAAAGATATATCCAGACCTCGGAGTCGTGTTGGAATGCTGTTCCAAGCCGTCACACGATCTTGGACTTCAGGAGGGATTTGAGTTCTCTTTTCATGCGTTGAGAGAGCGTCTCCATGCCGCCGGGGTGCGCCGGGTCATAGTAGCCTGTCCCAACTGCCACAAGGTTTTTCGTCAATATGCTCAGAGGCTGGAACTGCTGACGGTATACGAGGTCATGGCCGAGCACGGCGACACGCCTCCAATCCCCTTGAGCGAACGTGCCTCGGTGCTGCATGACCCCTGTCCGCTTCGGAATGAATCCGCCATTCATGATGCCGTGCGAAAGCTTGCTGACGGGCTTCCGTGCCAAGTGGATTCGCCAAAGCGTTCGCGAGATCGGACGCTCTGCTGCGGTGAAGGCGGCGCGGTGGGATTTGTCGCTCCCGGACTTGCGGGAAAGTGGACGCAACGTGTCCATCGTCAGGCCGGGAAGCGCAGGATTATTACTTATTGCGCCGGTTGCGCCGGTTTTCTGTCAAAGGGCGGGGAGGCCGTGCATCTGCTCGACCTGTTTTTCGGTGGTGATTCCGGCCGGACCGTTGGATTTCCTTTTACCTATTTCGCCCGGCTGCGGCTGAAGCGTCGGCTGCGGCGAATGATTGGGCGATAA
- the gap gene encoding type I glyceraldehyde-3-phosphate dehydrogenase, producing the protein MATKLGINGFGRIGRYLTRLLADDKDLEIVAVNARASNEDLAHLLKYDSVHGTFDGVEATENGFSVNGKEIKVTRNAPGEWTWGELGCDFVIETTGKFTDRESCEKHLACGAKKVIISAPGKNADITVVYNVNHDDVTPEHKIISSASCTTNCLAPAAKVVNDKFGIKHGIMTTVHSYTMSQRILDGSHKDIRRARACAVNMVPTTTGAAKAVGLVLPELNGKLDGMAIRVPTPNVSLVDLVVELDKSTTAEEVNAALKGAANESLGYTEEPLVSVDYNGSTFGGVVDAPLTRVMNGTQLKLIVWYDNEAGFTNQLVRVIRKAASV; encoded by the coding sequence ATGGCTACCAAGCTCGGCATTAACGGATTCGGCAGGATCGGCAGGTATCTCACTCGCCTGCTCGCCGACGACAAGGATCTTGAAATCGTTGCGGTGAACGCTCGTGCCTCCAACGAGGACCTGGCGCACCTGCTGAAATACGACTCCGTCCACGGCACGTTCGACGGCGTGGAGGCCACCGAAAACGGCTTCAGCGTCAACGGCAAGGAAATCAAGGTCACCCGCAACGCTCCCGGTGAATGGACCTGGGGCGAGCTTGGCTGCGATTTCGTCATTGAGACCACCGGCAAGTTCACCGACCGCGAAAGCTGCGAAAAGCACCTCGCATGCGGTGCCAAGAAGGTCATCATCTCCGCACCGGGCAAAAACGCCGACATCACCGTGGTGTACAACGTGAACCACGACGACGTTACCCCGGAGCACAAGATCATTTCCAGTGCCTCCTGCACCACCAACTGCCTCGCTCCCGCCGCCAAGGTCGTCAACGACAAATTCGGCATCAAGCACGGCATCATGACCACGGTGCACTCCTACACCATGAGCCAGCGCATCCTCGACGGCTCCCACAAGGACATCCGTCGCGCCCGCGCCTGCGCCGTCAACATGGTGCCCACCACCACCGGCGCAGCCAAGGCCGTGGGCCTCGTGCTGCCGGAACTCAACGGCAAGCTGGACGGCATGGCCATTCGCGTGCCCACGCCCAACGTGTCTCTGGTGGACCTCGTGGTGGAACTGGACAAGTCCACAACCGCAGAGGAAGTCAACGCGGCACTCAAGGGCGCGGCAAACGAATCCCTCGGCTACACTGAGGAACCGCTGGTCTCCGTGGACTACAACGGCTCCACCTTCGGCGGCGTGGTAGACGCTCCCCTGACCCGCGTCATGAACGGCACCCAGCTCAAGCTCATCGTCTGGTACGACAACGAAGCGGGCTTCACCAACCAGTTGGTGCGCGTCATCCGCAAGGCAGCAAGCGTTTAG
- the surE gene encoding 5'/3'-nucleotidase SurE: MKILLTNDDGIQAVGLRALYAALIEAGHDVRVVAPVTEQSAVGHAVTLSMPLKVKDFQEDGFKGQGVYGTPVDCVKLALSTLLDGPPDLVLSGINAGANVGVDILYSGTVSAATEGALMSHPSLAVSFDDFNPGDLSAQARHAVSLIPKIPWSELPDKCVMNLNYPKCAPEESRGLRICAHTRACYRDFYDTRTDPRGRPYYWLDGEIPPESISPDRDRALLTEGYITLTPLHFDFTHRETLTRLEGCDFNCPVDGL, from the coding sequence ATGAAGATACTGCTTACAAACGATGACGGCATCCAGGCCGTCGGCCTCCGGGCGCTTTACGCGGCGCTCATCGAGGCGGGACACGACGTCCGCGTGGTGGCCCCGGTCACCGAACAGTCGGCTGTGGGACACGCCGTGACCCTGAGCATGCCGCTGAAGGTCAAGGACTTTCAGGAAGACGGGTTCAAGGGTCAAGGGGTGTACGGCACTCCGGTGGACTGCGTCAAGCTGGCGCTCTCCACGCTGCTCGACGGTCCGCCGGACCTCGTGCTCTCCGGAATAAACGCCGGCGCCAACGTGGGCGTGGACATCCTTTACTCGGGAACGGTCTCCGCCGCAACCGAAGGGGCGCTCATGAGCCACCCGTCGCTGGCGGTCTCCTTCGATGATTTCAACCCGGGTGACCTTTCGGCGCAGGCCCGCCACGCCGTAAGCCTCATCCCGAAGATTCCGTGGAGCGAGCTGCCCGACAAATGCGTCATGAACCTGAACTACCCCAAGTGCGCGCCGGAAGAGAGCCGCGGCCTGAGGATATGCGCCCACACCCGGGCCTGCTATCGCGACTTCTACGACACGCGCACCGACCCGCGCGGTCGTCCGTATTACTGGCTCGACGGCGAGATTCCGCCCGAGTCCATCAGCCCCGACCGCGACCGTGCCCTGCTGACCGAAGGATACATCACGCTGACGCCGCTACACTTCGACTTCACGCACAGAGAAACCCTGACGAGGCTTGAAGGATGCGATTTCAACTGTCCCGTTGACGGTTTATAA
- a CDS encoding 3'-5' exoribonuclease YhaM family protein — protein sequence MTQKSHYIRDITPGERVRDLFLVARADLAQSRNGPYWNLVLQDCSGQVEAKIWNPLSQQFQSIDTGSIVMAEGLVETYRDRPQLKIDFLDMSPSENGHDLAMFMPAAERPAEEMMEELEDMILEYMQYKPWKKFCRKVLRDQDIRRRMLAAPGAKTVHHAYVGGLLEHTLGVAKLCMSMCDVYPELDRQTLLAGAIFHDLGKAWELTMGPAHEYTDEGKLLGHIQMGQERLEPFLRRAKDLDDGLKLHLRHLITSHHGEHDFGSPIRPKTPEGFALHFADNMDAKMNMIDKAYADMDQTGAEWSPYLRFLERDIFRAPKTPDPSREKAKKVKNQCLLPLKG from the coding sequence GTGACACAAAAGTCGCATTACATACGAGACATCACGCCCGGAGAACGGGTTCGCGACCTCTTTCTCGTGGCCCGGGCCGATCTGGCCCAGTCCCGCAATGGTCCGTACTGGAATCTTGTCCTGCAGGATTGCAGCGGACAGGTGGAGGCCAAGATCTGGAATCCGCTGAGTCAGCAGTTTCAGTCCATCGACACCGGCAGCATCGTCATGGCGGAAGGGCTGGTGGAGACCTACAGGGACAGGCCGCAGCTCAAGATTGATTTCCTTGACATGAGCCCTTCGGAAAACGGGCACGACCTCGCCATGTTCATGCCCGCCGCAGAGCGTCCGGCAGAGGAGATGATGGAAGAGCTTGAGGACATGATCCTTGAGTACATGCAGTACAAGCCGTGGAAGAAGTTCTGCCGCAAGGTGCTGCGCGATCAGGATATCCGCCGCCGTATGCTAGCTGCTCCCGGAGCCAAGACAGTGCATCACGCCTACGTCGGCGGGTTGCTTGAACACACCCTCGGAGTCGCCAAGCTGTGCATGTCCATGTGCGACGTGTACCCGGAGCTTGATCGCCAGACCCTGCTGGCCGGTGCCATCTTTCACGATCTCGGCAAGGCATGGGAGCTGACCATGGGGCCTGCGCACGAATATACGGACGAAGGCAAGCTGCTTGGCCACATTCAGATGGGACAGGAACGGCTGGAGCCGTTTCTGCGTCGCGCAAAGGACCTTGATGACGGCCTCAAGCTGCACCTGCGGCACCTGATCACCAGTCACCATGGTGAGCACGACTTCGGCTCTCCCATTCGGCCCAAGACACCTGAAGGGTTCGCGCTGCATTTCGCGGACAACATGGACGCCAAGATGAACATGATCGACAAGGCGTATGCCGACATGGATCAGACCGGCGCCGAATGGTCCCCGTATCTGCGCTTCCTTGAACGAGATATTTTCCGAGCACCCAAAACGCCCGATCCTTCGCGGGAGAAGGCCAAGAAGGTCAAGAACCAATGTTTATTACCTTTGAAGGGATAG
- the tmk gene encoding dTMP kinase, whose protein sequence is MFITFEGIEGTGKTTQIGMLKEYLESKGREVLLTREPGGSRVGTELRKMLLHVESKDLTSLAELFLYLADRAQHVAQIVRPALEEGKVVICDRFADSTVVYQGYGRGLDPKMLHELNEIAVDGTWPQLTLLLDLDADTGLRRAMTRNMQDGTSQAEGRFEAEHISFHNRIREGYLTWAALKKERFKVADASGTPEEVFEKVRHFVDQRLEEA, encoded by the coding sequence ATGTTTATTACCTTTGAAGGGATAGAAGGCACCGGCAAGACCACCCAGATCGGCATGCTCAAGGAGTATCTGGAGTCCAAGGGCCGGGAAGTGCTGCTGACCCGGGAGCCGGGCGGCAGTCGTGTGGGTACCGAGCTGCGCAAGATGCTGCTGCACGTGGAAAGCAAGGACCTGACCTCGCTGGCCGAGCTCTTTCTCTACCTCGCCGACCGCGCACAGCATGTGGCACAGATTGTCCGCCCCGCACTGGAAGAGGGCAAGGTGGTCATCTGCGACCGCTTTGCTGATTCCACGGTGGTCTATCAGGGCTACGGACGCGGGTTGGACCCCAAGATGCTCCATGAACTGAACGAAATTGCCGTGGACGGTACCTGGCCGCAGCTGACCCTGCTGTTGGATCTCGACGCCGACACCGGTCTGCGTCGCGCCATGACCAGGAACATGCAGGACGGCACATCGCAGGCGGAAGGGCGTTTTGAGGCAGAGCACATATCCTTTCATAATCGAATTCGCGAGGGGTATCTCACGTGGGCCGCGCTCAAGAAGGAGCGCTTCAAGGTCGCCGATGCCTCGGGCACGCCCGAAGAAGTTTTCGAGAAAGTGCGGCATTTCGTGGATCAGCGCCTGGAAGAGGCGTAA
- a CDS encoding amino acid ABC transporter permease has protein sequence MLRQSPPAPVKALAVRRSIIFDTAKYLAVMALICWGLYSASETLGYNWQWYQVPKYLYSMEEGFAPGPLLEGLFVTFRITAVSMGLAFLIGLGTALCRMSPYVSFRLIARCYMQIIRNSPLLIQLFFIYFVVAPVLDMSAFWAAVLSLSLFEGAYASEIFRAGITSIDSGQFDAAKGQGMPPFVMYVHIILPQAIRRILPPLTGQVVSLVKDSALVSTIAIMDLTMQGQNIIAETFLTFEIWFTVAAMYLIVTLTLSRLAAVMEKRLMLT, from the coding sequence ATGTTGCGTCAGAGTCCCCCAGCGCCGGTGAAAGCCCTTGCCGTCCGGCGAAGCATCATTTTCGATACCGCCAAGTATCTGGCCGTGATGGCCCTCATCTGCTGGGGGCTGTATTCGGCATCCGAGACCTTGGGGTATAACTGGCAGTGGTATCAGGTGCCCAAGTACCTGTACTCCATGGAGGAAGGCTTTGCGCCCGGACCGTTGCTGGAAGGACTGTTCGTGACGTTCCGGATCACGGCGGTAAGCATGGGGCTGGCGTTTCTCATAGGTCTGGGCACGGCGTTATGCCGCATGTCACCGTATGTGTCGTTTCGCCTTATCGCCCGCTGCTACATGCAGATCATCCGCAACTCGCCTCTGCTCATCCAGCTGTTTTTCATTTATTTCGTCGTGGCCCCTGTTCTGGATATGAGCGCGTTCTGGGCCGCGGTGCTCTCCCTGAGCCTGTTCGAAGGAGCCTATGCCTCGGAGATTTTCCGCGCAGGTATAACTTCCATAGACAGCGGGCAGTTCGACGCGGCCAAAGGGCAGGGGATGCCGCCGTTCGTCATGTACGTGCACATCATCCTGCCGCAGGCCATCCGGCGCATCCTGCCGCCGCTCACCGGGCAGGTGGTCTCTCTGGTCAAGGACTCCGCGCTGGTCAGCACCATCGCCATCATGGATCTGACCATGCAGGGGCAGAACATTATCGCCGAGACCTTCCTCACTTTTGAAATCTGGTTTACCGTGGCGGCCATGTATCTCATCGTCACGCTGACCCTTTCGCGACTGGCGGCCGTTATGGAAAAACGGCTGATGCTTACATAA